The DNA window CGTGGGGACCTGGCTTCCAGAGCCCATCATCGAGACAGTGGAGGGCGATGTGACGTGTTCGGCATGGACTTCGAGCAGGTGGCGAAGGCCGTCGACCGCGCTCCCGCGGCGTGCCGCCAGCTCGCCAGCCGGGCGCGGGACCATGTGCAGGAGGCCCGGCCCCGCTTCCCCGTGACGGAGGCGAAGGGCCACGAGCTGGCCTTGGCGTTTCATGCCGCGTCCCGGAGCGGCGACACGCAGGCGCTCCAGTCCCTGCTGGCCCAGGACGCCATTCTGTACACCGACGGCGGCGGCAAGGCGAAGGCGGTCCCCAATCCCATCTACGGACGGGAGAAGCTGCTGCGCCTCTTCGAAGGGGTGTGGCGCATTCCAGCCGTGGGCTCGGCGCGGCTCGTGCACGAGGGCACCATCGACGGCCTGCCCGCGTACGTCACGCTGGATCCGGATGGAATGATGCAGACCACGGCGTTCGCCATCGAGGACGGCCGGATCGTCGCCCTCTACGTCACGCGCAACCCCGACAAGCTGAAGGGCATCCGGCGCGCGGTGGTGGGCGAGCCGTCGTAGGAGGCTTCAGCGCGCGGCGAAGGACTCGCGCGCAAACCCGACGAGTT is part of the Stigmatella aurantiaca genome and encodes:
- a CDS encoding sigma factor, translated to MLGIVAEAEDVVQEAYLRWHQTNRDAVRDAEAVLVRTVTRLCLDVLKSARVRREEYVGTWLPEPIIETVEGDVTCSAWTSSRWRRPSTALPRRAASSPAGRGTMCRRPGPASP